A window of Clavibacter michiganensis contains these coding sequences:
- a CDS encoding D-alanine--D-alanine ligase family protein, whose amino-acid sequence MTARIRVVLLFGGTSSEHSISCATASGVLGAIDRERFEVIPVGITPDGAFTLQEDDASALALDADALPRVADNGTRVRWPDGTAGRELTVRDADGAERSLGRVDVVFPILHGTQGEDGTVQGMLELAGLPYVGSGVLASALGMDKHYAKTVLRAAGIEVAPWITVSRHEWAADPGGVRERAAALGLPAFVKPARAGSSVGVSRVSADAGLDSALEVAFREDDRVLVESGLVGREVECAILDEGPGREPSASVAGEIVVSGRDFYDFDAKYLGADGIDLVCPADVTDAELAELRELSIRAFRAVDARGLARVDFFLTAEGFVLNEINTMPGFTPISMFPACWEASGLAYPDLISRLLDVALAWEADGARA is encoded by the coding sequence ATGACCGCACGGATCCGGGTGGTGCTCCTCTTCGGCGGCACCTCCAGCGAGCACTCCATCAGCTGCGCGACCGCGAGCGGCGTGCTGGGCGCCATCGACCGGGAACGGTTCGAGGTGATCCCCGTGGGCATCACGCCTGACGGGGCCTTCACCCTCCAGGAGGACGACGCCTCCGCGCTCGCGCTCGACGCCGACGCCCTGCCCCGCGTGGCCGACAACGGGACGCGCGTGCGCTGGCCCGACGGCACGGCCGGGCGCGAGCTCACGGTGCGCGACGCGGACGGCGCCGAGCGCTCCCTCGGCCGGGTCGACGTCGTCTTCCCGATCCTGCACGGCACGCAGGGCGAGGACGGCACCGTGCAGGGCATGCTCGAGCTCGCCGGCCTGCCGTACGTCGGATCCGGCGTGCTCGCGTCGGCGCTCGGCATGGACAAGCACTACGCGAAGACCGTGCTGCGGGCAGCCGGCATCGAGGTCGCGCCGTGGATCACGGTGTCGCGGCACGAGTGGGCCGCGGATCCCGGGGGCGTCCGCGAGCGGGCTGCCGCGCTCGGGCTGCCGGCGTTCGTGAAGCCGGCCCGCGCCGGATCCAGCGTGGGCGTGAGCCGCGTGTCCGCGGACGCCGGGCTCGACTCCGCGCTCGAGGTCGCCTTCCGCGAGGACGACCGCGTGCTCGTCGAGTCGGGCCTCGTCGGCCGCGAGGTCGAGTGCGCGATCCTCGACGAGGGCCCGGGTCGCGAGCCCAGCGCGTCGGTCGCGGGCGAGATCGTGGTGTCCGGCCGCGACTTCTACGACTTCGACGCGAAGTACCTCGGCGCCGACGGCATCGACCTCGTGTGCCCCGCGGACGTCACCGACGCCGAGCTCGCGGAGCTGCGCGAGCTGTCCATCCGCGCCTTCCGGGCCGTCGACGCGCGCGGGCTGGCGCGCGTGGACTTCTTCCTCACGGCGGAGGGCTTCGTGCTCAACGAGATCAACACGATGCCGGGCTTCACGCCCATCTCGATGTTCCCCGCGTGCTGGGAGGCCTCGGGCCTCGCGTACCCGGACCTCATCTCGCGCCTGCTCGACGTGGCGCTGGCGTGGGAGGCGGATGGCGCCCGCGCCTGA
- the leuD gene encoding 3-isopropylmalate dehydratase small subunit — protein sequence MEPITRVTGTGVPLKRSNVDTDQIVPSQFLKRVTKTGFEDALFFQWRKDPAFFVNQPAYEGATVLVAGPDFGTGSSREHAVWALRDYGFRAVLSPRFGDIFRGNSGKQGLLTGIVTEDDVERLWAAMDAEPGLDLTVDLVERIATAPGLTVPFEIDEYTRWRLLEGLDDIALTLRDEDAITTFEHRRASWRPRTLPARPAALEN from the coding sequence ATGGAGCCCATCACCCGCGTCACCGGCACCGGCGTGCCGCTCAAGCGATCGAACGTCGACACCGACCAGATCGTCCCCTCGCAGTTCCTCAAGCGCGTCACCAAGACCGGCTTCGAGGACGCCCTGTTCTTCCAGTGGCGCAAGGACCCCGCGTTCTTCGTCAACCAGCCGGCCTACGAGGGCGCCACCGTCCTCGTCGCCGGTCCGGACTTCGGCACCGGCTCGTCCCGCGAGCACGCCGTGTGGGCGCTGCGCGACTACGGCTTCCGGGCCGTGCTCAGCCCGAGGTTCGGCGACATCTTCCGGGGCAACTCGGGGAAGCAGGGCCTCCTCACGGGGATCGTGACGGAGGACGACGTCGAGAGGCTGTGGGCCGCGATGGACGCGGAGCCCGGACTCGACCTCACCGTCGACCTCGTCGAGCGGATCGCCACGGCACCCGGCCTGACGGTCCCGTTCGAGATCGACGAATACACTCGGTGGCGGCTCCTCGAGGGGCTCGACGACATCGCCCTCACCCTCCGGGACGAGGACGCCATCACCACCTTCGAACACCGACGGGCCTCATGGCGCCCGCGCACCTTGCCGGCCCGGCCGGCAGCTCTGGAGAACTGA
- a CDS encoding lysophospholipid acyltransferase family protein, with protein MANEKARPSIFWVLAALVLPVLNAAVRFEIRHPERLPRTGSYVLAPNHHSEIDPVVMGAVAWKLGRLPRFLAKASLFDVPVVGWFLRRSGQIPVQRDGGVRGGKAIEAASDLARDGRIVVVYPEGTLTRDPDLWPMRGKTGAVRLALQAGIPVIPAAHWGTQELMGRYSKRVRLFPRTTIHVAIGEPVDLDRFRDRSLDSATLTEATAVVMAAITELVEELRGETAPTERWDPRSKNQKETGRFE; from the coding sequence ATGGCGAACGAGAAGGCCCGACCGTCGATCTTCTGGGTGCTGGCCGCCCTCGTGCTGCCGGTGCTGAACGCGGCCGTGCGGTTCGAGATCCGGCACCCGGAGCGGCTGCCGCGGACGGGTTCGTACGTGCTCGCGCCGAACCACCACAGCGAGATCGACCCCGTCGTGATGGGCGCCGTGGCGTGGAAGCTCGGGCGCCTGCCCCGCTTCCTCGCCAAGGCGTCGCTGTTCGACGTGCCGGTGGTGGGCTGGTTCCTCCGCCGCTCCGGGCAGATCCCCGTGCAGCGCGACGGGGGCGTCCGCGGCGGGAAGGCGATCGAGGCCGCGTCGGACCTCGCGCGCGACGGCCGCATCGTCGTCGTCTACCCCGAGGGGACGCTCACTCGCGACCCCGACCTCTGGCCCATGCGCGGCAAGACCGGCGCCGTGCGCCTCGCGCTGCAGGCCGGGATCCCCGTGATCCCCGCCGCGCACTGGGGTACGCAGGAGCTCATGGGCCGCTACTCGAAGCGCGTGCGGCTGTTCCCGCGGACGACGATCCACGTGGCCATCGGCGAGCCCGTCGACCTCGACCGCTTCCGCGACCGGAGCCTCGACTCCGCGACCCTCACCGAGGCGACCGCCGTCGTCATGGCCGCCATCACGGAGCTCGTGGAGGAGCTGCGCGGCGAGACCGCCCCGACCGAGCGGTGGGATCCCCGCTCCAAGAACCAGAAGGAGACCGGCCGATTTGAGTGA
- the murA gene encoding UDP-N-acetylglucosamine 1-carboxyvinyltransferase, whose product MNSLVSDAKKAGERVGLLSDSIVINGGIPLRGRIEVRGAKNLATKAMVASLLGESPSLLRSVPDISDVRVVSGLLEVHGVTLRKGEQEGDLILDPKDVESAHMADIDAHAGSSRIPILFCGPLLHRLGEAFIPDLGGCRIGDRPIDFHLDALRAFGAVVEKLPSGIRLTAPNGLKGANVELPYPSVGATEQVLLTGVRAKGITELKNAAIEPEIMDLIAILQKMGAIISVEPNRVILIEGVDRLEGYTHRALFDRNEAASWASAALATGGDIFVGGVRQAEMMTFLNVFRKVGGAFDIEEDGIRFYHPGGDLKPVVIETDVHPGFMTDWQQPLVVALTQAPGVSIIHETVYENRFGFTDALNEMGADIVVHKEGLEGHERRVARRDFEQAAVITGPTHLHGADITVPDLRGGFSHLIAALTAEGRSTVSNVGIISRGYEDFIGKLRQLGADFSYEG is encoded by the coding sequence ATGAACTCACTAGTCAGCGACGCCAAGAAGGCGGGAGAGCGAGTGGGTCTCCTGTCCGACTCCATCGTCATCAACGGCGGCATCCCGCTGCGCGGCCGCATCGAGGTCCGCGGGGCCAAGAACCTGGCGACGAAGGCCATGGTCGCCTCGCTCCTCGGCGAGAGCCCCAGCCTCCTGCGCTCGGTGCCGGACATCAGCGACGTCCGCGTCGTCTCCGGCCTCCTCGAGGTGCACGGCGTGACGCTCCGCAAGGGCGAGCAGGAGGGCGACCTCATCCTCGACCCGAAGGACGTCGAGAGCGCCCACATGGCGGACATCGACGCGCACGCCGGCAGCTCCCGGATCCCGATCCTCTTCTGCGGGCCGCTGCTGCACCGCCTCGGCGAGGCGTTCATCCCCGACCTCGGCGGCTGCCGCATCGGCGACCGCCCCATCGACTTCCACCTCGACGCCCTCCGCGCGTTCGGCGCGGTCGTCGAGAAGCTCCCGAGCGGGATCCGCCTCACGGCGCCGAACGGCCTGAAGGGCGCCAACGTCGAGCTGCCCTACCCGAGCGTCGGCGCGACCGAGCAGGTGCTGCTCACCGGCGTCCGCGCGAAGGGCATCACCGAGCTCAAGAACGCGGCCATCGAGCCCGAGATCATGGACCTCATCGCGATCCTGCAGAAGATGGGCGCGATCATCTCCGTCGAGCCGAACCGCGTGATCCTCATCGAGGGCGTCGACCGCCTCGAGGGCTACACGCACCGCGCGCTGTTCGACCGCAACGAGGCCGCGAGCTGGGCGTCGGCCGCGCTCGCGACCGGCGGCGACATCTTCGTCGGCGGCGTGCGCCAGGCCGAGATGATGACCTTCCTCAACGTGTTCCGGAAGGTCGGCGGCGCGTTCGACATCGAGGAGGACGGCATCCGGTTCTACCACCCGGGCGGCGACCTCAAGCCCGTGGTCATCGAGACCGACGTGCACCCCGGCTTCATGACGGACTGGCAGCAGCCGCTCGTCGTGGCGCTCACGCAGGCGCCCGGCGTCTCGATCATCCACGAGACCGTGTACGAGAACCGCTTCGGCTTCACGGACGCGCTCAACGAGATGGGCGCCGACATCGTCGTCCACAAGGAGGGCCTCGAGGGCCACGAGCGCCGCGTGGCGCGACGCGACTTCGAGCAGGCCGCGGTCATCACCGGGCCGACGCACCTGCACGGCGCGGACATCACCGTCCCCGACCTGCGCGGCGGGTTCAGCCACCTCATCGCCGCGCTCACGGCCGAGGGCCGGTCCACGGTCAGCAACGTCGGGATCATCTCGCGCGGCTACGAGGACTTCATCGGGAAGCTGCGCCAGCTGGGCGCGGACTTCTCCTACGAGGGATAG
- the leuC gene encoding 3-isopropylmalate dehydratase large subunit, producing MRRAVQPAKTLAEKVWADHLVAEGADGTPDLLYIDLHLVHEVTSPQAFDGLRLAGRPVRRPDLTIATEDHNTPTVGIDQPIADLTSRTQIHTLRKNAEEFGIRLHSLGDIEQGIVHVVGPQLGLTMPGITVVCGDSHTSTHGAFGAMAFGIGTSEVEHVMATQTLPLQPFKTMAVTVEGTLRPGVTAKDIILAVIAQIGTGGGQGYVLEYRGSAIRSLSMEGRMTICNMSIEAGARAGMVAPDQTTYDYLEGRPHAPTGADWDEAVAYWDTLATDDDAVFDAEVFLDADTLEPFVTWGTNPGQGVSLSEPVPDPAAVADPNERAAAERALAYMDLAPGTPMKEIAVDTVFIGSCTNSRVEDLRAAAEIVRGRTKAEGVRVMVVPGSARVRLEAEAEGIDKVFTDFGAEWRFAGCSMCLGMNPDQLAPGERCASTSNRNFEGRQGKGGRTHLVSPLVAAATAIRGTLSSPWDLQEAGVVDAESIRQAASVGQGA from the coding sequence ATGAGGAGAGCCGTGCAGCCTGCGAAGACACTGGCCGAGAAGGTGTGGGCCGACCATCTGGTCGCCGAGGGGGCGGACGGGACGCCCGACCTCCTCTACATCGACCTCCACCTCGTCCACGAGGTCACCAGCCCGCAGGCGTTCGACGGACTCCGGCTCGCCGGCCGCCCCGTGCGCCGCCCGGACCTCACCATCGCGACCGAGGACCACAACACGCCGACCGTCGGCATCGACCAGCCCATCGCCGACCTCACGAGCCGCACGCAGATCCACACCCTGCGCAAGAACGCCGAGGAGTTCGGGATCCGCCTGCACTCCCTCGGCGACATCGAGCAGGGCATCGTGCACGTCGTCGGCCCGCAGCTCGGCCTCACGATGCCGGGCATCACGGTCGTCTGCGGCGACTCGCACACCTCCACGCACGGGGCGTTCGGCGCCATGGCCTTCGGCATCGGCACGAGCGAGGTCGAGCACGTCATGGCCACGCAGACCCTGCCGCTCCAGCCGTTCAAGACCATGGCCGTCACGGTCGAGGGCACGCTGCGTCCCGGCGTCACGGCGAAGGACATCATCCTCGCGGTCATCGCGCAGATCGGCACGGGCGGCGGCCAGGGCTACGTGCTCGAGTACCGCGGCAGCGCCATCCGCTCGCTCTCCATGGAGGGCCGGATGACGATCTGCAACATGTCGATCGAGGCGGGCGCGCGCGCCGGCATGGTCGCCCCCGACCAGACCACGTACGACTACCTGGAGGGTCGCCCGCACGCGCCGACCGGCGCCGACTGGGACGAGGCCGTCGCCTACTGGGACACCCTCGCCACCGACGACGACGCCGTGTTCGACGCCGAGGTCTTCCTGGACGCCGACACGCTGGAGCCGTTCGTCACGTGGGGCACGAACCCCGGACAGGGCGTCTCGCTGAGCGAGCCCGTGCCGGATCCCGCCGCCGTCGCCGACCCGAACGAGCGCGCCGCCGCCGAGCGCGCTCTCGCCTACATGGACCTCGCCCCCGGCACGCCCATGAAGGAGATCGCGGTCGACACCGTGTTCATCGGATCCTGCACCAACAGCCGCGTGGAGGACCTGCGCGCCGCCGCCGAGATCGTGCGCGGCCGCACCAAGGCCGAGGGCGTGCGCGTGATGGTCGTCCCGGGCAGTGCCCGCGTGCGGCTCGAGGCCGAGGCCGAGGGGATCGACAAGGTCTTCACCGACTTCGGCGCCGAATGGCGCTTCGCCGGCTGCTCCATGTGCCTCGGGATGAATCCCGACCAGCTCGCGCCGGGGGAGCGCTGCGCCTCCACGAGCAACCGCAACTTCGAGGGCCGCCAGGGCAAGGGCGGGCGCACGCACCTCGTGTCGCCCCTCGTCGCCGCGGCCACCGCGATCCGCGGCACGCTCTCGAGCCCGTGGGACCTGCAGGAGGCCGGCGTCGTCGATGCCGAGTCCATCCGGCAGGCCGCGTCCGTCGGACAGGGGGCCTGA
- a CDS encoding NAD(P)H-dependent glycerol-3-phosphate dehydrogenase, which translates to MSPTPAPTPDADGGERRRIVVLGAGSWGTTFAKVMADGENDVVMWARRPELAREITEAKRNSDYLPGINLPQRLTADPSLERVLAGATDVFVSVPSQTLRANLEAARDLIPSDAVVVSLMKGVEKGTGLRMSEVIAEVLGIGPERIAVASGPNLALEIAREQPTAVVVSSAEQATAERVAKIARSSYFRSFVNTDVIGTEFGGVLKNLIAVAVGIVDGVGYGENTKASIITRGLAEMTAFSVAYGARAETLAGLAGLGDLIATCESSLSRNNTAGRLLGQGYSFTDVVKSMQQTAEGLSSVAPVLELARQRGVPMPIVEQVSQVLAGTLSPRDIAPHLTTDDDTPQGE; encoded by the coding sequence GTGAGCCCGACCCCCGCACCGACGCCCGACGCCGACGGAGGGGAGCGGCGCCGCATCGTCGTCCTCGGCGCCGGCAGCTGGGGCACCACCTTCGCCAAGGTCATGGCCGACGGCGAGAACGACGTCGTCATGTGGGCCCGTCGCCCCGAGCTCGCCCGGGAGATCACCGAGGCCAAGCGCAACAGCGACTACCTGCCGGGGATCAACCTGCCGCAGCGGCTCACGGCCGACCCGTCGCTCGAGCGCGTGCTCGCCGGCGCGACCGACGTGTTCGTGTCCGTGCCCAGTCAGACGCTGCGCGCCAACCTCGAGGCGGCGCGCGACCTGATCCCGTCCGACGCGGTCGTCGTGAGCCTCATGAAGGGCGTCGAGAAGGGCACCGGCCTCCGGATGAGCGAGGTGATCGCCGAGGTCCTGGGGATCGGCCCGGAGCGCATCGCCGTGGCGTCGGGGCCGAACCTCGCGCTCGAGATCGCCCGGGAGCAGCCGACCGCCGTCGTGGTGTCGTCGGCCGAGCAGGCCACCGCCGAGCGGGTCGCGAAGATCGCCCGCAGCTCCTACTTCCGCTCGTTCGTGAACACGGACGTGATCGGCACCGAGTTCGGCGGGGTGCTCAAGAACCTCATCGCCGTGGCCGTGGGCATCGTCGACGGCGTCGGCTACGGCGAGAACACGAAGGCGTCGATCATCACGCGCGGTCTCGCGGAGATGACGGCGTTCTCCGTCGCGTACGGCGCCCGCGCCGAGACGCTCGCCGGCCTCGCGGGCCTCGGCGACCTCATCGCCACGTGCGAGTCGTCGCTGTCCCGCAACAACACCGCCGGCCGCCTGCTCGGCCAGGGCTACAGCTTCACCGACGTCGTGAAGAGCATGCAGCAGACGGCCGAGGGGCTGTCCTCCGTGGCGCCCGTGCTCGAGCTCGCGCGCCAGCGCGGCGTGCCCATGCCGATCGTGGAGCAGGTGTCGCAGGTGCTGGCGGGCACGCTGTCCCCGCGCGACATCGCACCGCACCTGACCACCGACGACGACACGCCCCAGGGGGAGTGA